The Amycolatopsis umgeniensis DNA segment GTGGCGGCGGGCGAACGTTCCCGGACACCCTTGATCACGCGTTCGAGGTTCTTCTCGGTGTTCTTGAGCGCGGCGAGCAGCGTGTCCTTGCCGTTGATCGTGAAGTGGTCCTTGCACGGCGAGCCGGTCGGGTCTTCGTCGCGCAGCTCGGGGCAGGTGCCGATCAGGCTGCCGAAGACTCCGTAGTCGTTGCCGCCGATGCCGATGGTCACCAGATCGGTGTCCAGGGTCAGCGCGTCGAACTGCGCGGGCACCGACCCGAGCGCGAGGCTCGGCGAAGGCACCGTCTGCGGAGTGGTCATGTTCGTGGTGTCCGCCGACGAACAGCTGACGTCGGTGAAGGCGCCCGACTGGTAGTAGAGCCCGAGCTTGGTGGCGAGCCAGGCCGGGTAGTTGTTGTTCGACCGGAAGCACCAGCTCGCCTGCTGCCACGGGATCAGCGGACCCGCGGTGTACGAGTCGCCGAGCGCGACGTACTTGCGGAAGGACGGGGGCTCGGCGGCGCTCGCCGGTGTCCCCAAACTCACCAGGGAGACCACCGCCAGAAGCGTGGCGAGGACAAGTCGGGCGGTACGGCGCATGGCGACCTCGTGATCCGTCGTTGGACTACCGACCGATCCTGACAAGTTCCCACCTCCGTCCACAATAGAAGTGAGCATCTTTCACGTTTCAGGGGTGAGAACGCGACTTGATAGAACGCTCTATCATGTGGGCGTGACAGGAACGCGGGAACGCATCGTGAACGCCGGCGCCGAGCTGCTCAGGCGCAACGGATACACCGGCACCGGGGTCAAGCAGATCGTCGAGGCCGCGAAAGCGCCGTTCGGTTCGCTCTACCACTTCTTCCCCGGTGGCAAGGAGCAGCTCGGCGAGGAGATCATCCGTACCTCCGGGATGATGTACCTCGCGCTGTTCGAGATCTTCTTCGCCGAAGAGCCGGACCTGATCCACGGTATCGAAGCGTGCTTCGCGAGCGCCGCCGAGACGCTGCAAGCGACCGACTACGCCGACGCGTGCCCCATCGCGACGGTCGCGCTCGAGGTCGCGAGCACCAACGAGAAGCTGCGGATCGCGACGGCCGACGTCTTCACCGCCTGGATCGAGACCGGTACCGAGAAGCTGGGCAAGTACGGCCTCGGACCCGCGGCCGCGCGGCAGCTCACGATCGCGTTGGTGAACAGCCTCGAAGGGGCGTTCGTGTTGAGCCGATCGCTGCGTAACACCGAAGCGCTCGAGGTCGCGGGGCTGTCGTCGGTCGCGCTGGCACGCACGTTGCTCCCCGATGCGTGAAGCACCGACGGCCGGTTGCTGAACACCGGGGTTTCCCCGCAACGGACAACGACTTCCGGCCGACCTAGCGTTCGCCAGAGCCGAATTCCGTTTGGGGAGCACATGATCATCAGGAAGCTCGTGATCGGCACCATCGCGGCCGCCGCCCTGCTGACCGCGGGCGCAGTGCCCGCGTCCGCGGTCGAGGTCCAGCCGTCCACCCTCACCACGACCACCAGCAGCACCAAGATCGACGCCGGCAAGACCGTCACGA contains these protein-coding regions:
- a CDS encoding TetR family transcriptional regulator; translation: MNAGAELLRRNGYTGTGVKQIVEAAKAPFGSLYHFFPGGKEQLGEEIIRTSGMMYLALFEIFFAEEPDLIHGIEACFASAAETLQATDYADACPIATVALEVASTNEKLRIATADVFTAWIETGTEKLGKYGLGPAAARQLTIALVNSLEGAFVLSRSLRNTEALEVAGLSSVALARTLLPDA
- a CDS encoding SGNH/GDSL hydrolase family protein; its protein translation is MRRTARLVLATLLAVVSLVSLGTPASAAEPPSFRKYVALGDSYTAGPLIPWQQASWCFRSNNNYPAWLATKLGLYYQSGAFTDVSCSSADTTNMTTPQTVPSPSLALGSVPAQFDALTLDTDLVTIGIGGNDYGVFGSLIGTCPELRDEDPTGSPCKDHFTINGKDTLLAALKNTEKNLERVIKGVRERSPAATIVLVGYPRIVPSKGYCPSVVPFADGDYAWADEVERALNKAVSTAARKQGARYIDTYGPSRGHDACSGDAAWVSGKDTNLFRAVAYHPYAAGMKAEADLIFKALGGTAAASTKAPDARNATTSDELQRKAAAAGLVPRS